The nucleotide sequence TACGTTGGAACCGTTCGACCTCAACCTCACCGTCAAGTTCGACCGGCCCAAAAGGCAGAGATTCGATGATTTCCCATCTTTCATGCCCGGACAAGATCTCCTGCAATTTTTGCTTATCTGATTCATCTTGCAGGACATCAACGATTTTTTCATAGATTTCCCGGAAAGCAGGAACTGGGTACTCATCGGCAATGGCTATTTCAGAAGCGTACGGAATGATGATCGGTTCTGCAAGAAAACCTCCCCCGATAAATGCTCTTTCTTGATTACGGCTGACCCCACGCGCCTGTTCCATCGACTCGTCGATGTTTTTCCAGAGCCTCATCGCTTTTTCCCGGCCAATGTCACCCAGTACCGGGGACATGACCACATGCGGTTCGATGCCTACCTTGATCAACGAGGTCAAGATCGTATCCATCCCCTCGGAGTTTTGCGGGTTCGGATTCATAAACAAAATTGATTTATCCGAAATCATCAACATCGAAAGTGCCCCCCAAACATTGATACCAGTGCGGGAGTCGATCAAAATCAAGTCCGGTTGTAACTGCTCAACAAGTTCCTCGCGAAAATCTTCCCACAAACGGTGATCGTAGATGGAAAGATTCCGCAGATCGTCTACTTTGGCTATGTAATCCATGTCAACCTTACCAGCGGACACGACAAACAATTTTCCGCGGGGAACATCGATTTCACCAATCGTGTCAGCAATGCTGATCTTCGGCTCATCGTCGCCAAAAAGATTCGTCCGCTCATAGAGGTAATCGACCAGCCCTTTATCAGGAACCGTCATCTTCTGCGTGCGGTGCAAACTCGGAGCCTCAAAGTCGAGGTCCACCATGACCACACGTTTCCCTTTCGCTGCAAGAGACCAAGCCGAATGCACCAAGGCCGTGGTGCGCCCAACGCCTCCTTTGAATGAATAAAAGGCGATCGTCTTTGGGTTCTGCGGCACTTTTTTGATCTTATTCCCCTGAAGGCCCCAGTCCATCAATTCAAGCCATGTCGTGGGCACTTCAAACGTTTTGGTCTCCTCATCTTCCATCTGAATTCTGAGTTCCACTACTTCCTCAGGCGTATAAAGAGACATCAACATGACCTTGAGCGAAGGATCGACCGACTTTTGCCATTGCCGGATGATCTCTTGTCGCTGTTCTAGCCCCAAGTCACGAAAACGGTCTGAAACCGCAAATAGATCGGCAGTTTGACTGAAGACCCAATGTAGTTTCACTTGGCTTCCTTTTCCGAGAAACCTGCGGAGATGGTCTGCTATCTCTTTTTTATGTATCATTTGCAGTTACCTCTTTTTCTAGATTTAGGT is from Tumebacillus amylolyticus and encodes:
- a CDS encoding tyrosine-protein kinase family protein, with the protein product MIHKKEIADHLRRFLGKGSQVKLHWVFSQTADLFAVSDRFRDLGLEQRQEIIRQWQKSVDPSLKVMLMSLYTPEEVVELRIQMEDEETKTFEVPTTWLELMDWGLQGNKIKKVPQNPKTIAFYSFKGGVGRTTALVHSAWSLAAKGKRVVMVDLDFEAPSLHRTQKMTVPDKGLVDYLYERTNLFGDDEPKISIADTIGEIDVPRGKLFVVSAGKVDMDYIAKVDDLRNLSIYDHRLWEDFREELVEQLQPDLILIDSRTGINVWGALSMLMISDKSILFMNPNPQNSEGMDTILTSLIKVGIEPHVVMSPVLGDIGREKAMRLWKNIDESMEQARGVSRNQERAFIGGGFLAEPIIIPYASEIAIADEYPVPAFREIYEKIVDVLQDESDKQKLQEILSGHERWEIIESLPFGPVELDGEVEVERFQRTADYDRFIDPSTILIRGKKGTGKTQLYRMALHHFDVLKKWSPRSLGHVTPVAAYGQGAVTLKVHQRKEIGDELAKRRVDWESFWWLDALMSITHESSDQLNALTDVQKWLELIEKWTPDTKREIQELVQLEGHRLILSKESVWLLYDDVDQLPVEQLIGLLTFAVSLDKMGLKQIRPKIFLRDDIWDQIDFVEKKSFVGRNIELKWSEEDSYRFVFNQAMRSEKFAELVKELVPGFDRDQVDDYVLETALGLLWGYEWHENEPQPKVSNVVHGVLSDAENQVLPGTLMKMLDFSKRLEITKRELGEVPSKSNRLFQKRTLWSAVKATSKFCCQEIRGEYPKLNQCGFFDFLETLPRFTPNEPLRDWWQENAASDYPTFDAFLMWMKQIGLILTVESSVFFPNIYAIGFGMVLRENT